Sequence from the Segatella copri genome:
GCCATTCTCAATGCCTTGGATTCCCCATTGCTCTACGGCAGCGACATCAGCAATGCACAGCGCATCCTCTTCAACATCTATACCTCCAGCAAGCACCCTATCTTCGTTAGGGAAATGCGAGAGATAGATGCCTTCTTCGATGAACTGAATCCAGACATCAAGGTTATCTGGGGTCTCTCTGATGATGACAGTTTGGACGAGGATGCCAAAGTCACCATCCTGGCAACAGGTCTCAACAACGAGCTGACAGATGAAATTCAGGACAATCCAGTCACAACCACCAAGGATGAAGATGATTACCAGAGAATTATCGACAAGCTTTATCATCCGATACGTGACGACTTCCAATCTCAAAAGAAGGCAGATCCCCCAGAAGAGGATATTCCTATAGAGCCATCAAACATAGAATCTACAGACATCCCTGATGATGAGCAGCCCCCACTCATCCCCGATGCTCCGACAGAAGAATCTCCAGTCGTAGAAGAAGAGCCCCCAAAGCCTGTCATTCAGCAAAAGCAACCAACCTTGGCGAAGAGGATAAGAGACAGACTGAAGAAAATAGCTGAAGATTTAGAAATCATTACGGAAGATGAATAGCCTTTGTGATGCAAAAAAATCCTGCTGGCAATGATGCCGGCAGGATTTTTTGCGTTTTATCAACCTCAAGATGTCATTTATTTTATCACCCAATCCTCTATGCTTCGCTGGTCTTCCGAGAAGTTAACACCCACTTTCACTACCTTCCGTCCATCATCAGCAAAAGCCTTAGCATAGTCCTTATCGCTGATTTGCGTCATGGCGGTATCAGCAGACTTCTTATATTTCAACTCAAAGATAAAGATACTCTTATCCGTCTTGAGCACAAGGTCTATTCTTCCATCAGAAGTAGTATGCTCCACCTTCACATCTTCGCCAAGCATAGTGAAGATGGTGAACATCACGGCTTGATAGTGACGCTCATTATTGTTGATAATCGTATATGGGAACTTATCGTAGAATGCCTTCAAGTGAGGCATAAAGGCTCCCATATCGTCATTGATGAGCACATTCTTTTTATAAGCATATACGATTGCATCAAGTTCGCCTACCTCTGAAGGGGTATAATATTGGCAAAGGCTTTCCGAAAAGCCTTGTCTAACTTCTTGATTAGGGAAACTGAGGTAATACATACCCAACAGCTTGTCATATCCTTTAATCGTAAGATAGCCACTTTGGAAAAGGACTGGCACAGGGTCAGTAATAGTCTCAGTAGGAACATCGAAGCGTTTTGCTCTAGCCCAGATATCATTTAAGTCCATCATGTCCAAATTCTTCTGCTGCATCAGTTCTATCAAGAAAGTAGGCGTACCAGATGTAAACCAATAGCTATTAAACTCCTTATCGTCCAAAGCATTGATAATGCTGTAAGGATTGAAGATATCCTCGCTATTGATACTGAAGTGGTAGCCATCATAATGCTGCTTGAGTTGCCCTAAGGTCTCCTCATAAGTGAGTCCATTATGTTCAGCCATCTCCTCGATACCCTCACGGAAATACTGAGTCAATTCACTCTTGGTTATACCACAACAGCTACTGTATTCATCCTTCAACGTGAGAATCTTGAGATTATTCAACTCGCTAAAGATGCTGAGCTGGCTAAACTTGGAGATGCCTGTGATGAATACAAAACGAATATTTCCCTCTTGCTGCTTCAATGGACTGAAGAAATCTCGCATGATGTTGCGGATGGTCTTCTGCAACTCTTCGTCACTGACAGAATCATGCATCGGGGCATCATATTCGTCGATGAGAACTACAACTTGTTTACCTGTTTGAGCAGCTGCTGCAAGCAAGATGTTCTTAAGACGACCTCCAAAAGACTTCTCATCTATTGGATTAACTTTTAAACCATATTTTTTCTCTTCTATTTCTAGTATTCCGTTTAGAATTGAATATGTATTCTCCAAACTATAATACTTACCACAGCTCAGATCCAGGTGGATGACAGGATATGCCGTCCACTCCTTCTCCATCTGTTCGATGGCAAGTCCCTTGAATAGATCTTTCTTGCCCTCGAAGTAAGCCTGGAGGGTAGATACAAACAAGGATTTTCCGAATCGACGTGGGCGACTCAGAAAATGAAATTTGGCATAATGAGCCAACTGATAGACAATAGCCGTCTTGTCAGCATAGAAGTAATTCCCCTTCACGATTTCGGAGAACGTTTGTATTCCCAAAGGATATCTCTTTGAAGCCATAATCTTACTCTTAATAATTCAGGTACAAAGATACAGATAATATTTCAGAAAGCAAGCGTTTTTCTTATTATTAACAATAGTTACGAGCTATCTTACTAATAAAAACAATGCTTGCATTCCCCAACTTTGTGGGGAATGTTTCCACATTCCTTCCCCATTTCCCACACCATCCGCTCTTGGCATAGAAGACATAAACACCTGATAATCAACGGACATTAATTTCATTCATCTTTTTGGCACGCAGATTGTGACTATGAATAGCGGGTTCGGCAAAGAATCCACAAAGCAGCAGACAACTGCCGAGTAAAAGATAAAGAACAGTTCATTTTGCAGCGTTATTCATATAATAGGATTTAGTTTTTAAAGGTAATTAGACTTATTCAGGTTACAATAGATATTGCATAGATAGAATTTACAAGGTAGACTTTTAGGTTCGGTTTTTGAAAGTGAATCCTGCTGGCAGTGATGCCGGCAGGATTCTGCGTTTAATAGCCCCTGTTAAACTCATCAAGTATCTGACGAAGATTATCATCAAGCACATTATTATATACACAACGAGCCAGTTCTTCCGGCAATTCCATCCCTTTGGTTGCAACAGCTATTCCTCCAGCCATGCACGCCATCGTGTCTGCATCCCCCCCAAGCGAGATTGCATTACGGATAGTCGAAGTATAACTATCTGCTTCTAGATATGAGATGATAGATTCAGGAACACTTGTCAGCCATTTCGCAACAGCCAAGGTCATAACCGTGTCATCCATAAAACGAGGCTCTTTGTATATATCGAAGTCCCCATGCTTCACTGGATGAAATTCATACGCAGCCCCGAAGCAATCGCCAGCGATTGCTCCAATGATACCAGTTGTAGGAAAAGCCAAGCCAGTCCTCCCATTTGTATCCAGCATCTCCTCTTGTTTCCTCATTTTACGAAGAAGTGTATTCCATAAATACGTTATTTTCTTTAGTAACGTCATAATTGTAAATTCTTGATTATTAAAGTTGTTAATAAATATTTGCAGGTAAATACTATATCTGAGACAAGACATCCTCAATTCCATCCAGTAGTTGCTCTACCCTACCAATGATCGTCTGAGCAGAAAAAGGATTGTCTTTGAATCCTGCATGGTTGTAATCATTGCGTAATTCAACCACCTGCTGCAAGATAGTCACAAATTCCTTGTTCCCCCAAACACTATCATCTGCTAGGATTTTCGTAACGAACTCATTAGTAGTCTCCAGACCATCAGTATTCTTATTCTGTGTCTTGATAGCAATGCAACTGAACACAGCATCGCGACAAACCTTGTTACGATAGTCAAGCTGATAATGACAGCACAGGAAAGTACCTAGACCTTCTTCCAACATGGTCGTAGCCTGCTGATAAAGCTTGTTGGCACAGCACCACTTGGCAGCCTTGATACAGTTCAAAACATTCTCCTTGGCATCAAAATCATTCAACGACTGCTTGATCTTTTCAAAGATAGGCTTGAGCTGAACAATCGTCACTTTCTGTATTCCACCTGCAGTGCGCTTCAGATTCCACACGTTCTTGCTATCCACAATGGCATACCCCCGACAGGTGGTTCGTTCCTCCACCATTTCCTTCAACTTCCGGACAAAGGCACGCAACATCTCAGTGTCCTTAGTGCGGGTTTCTGTATTCTTCAAGATTGGGAGAAGTGATGATTCCGACAATTCATAGAGCTTCTGCACCTGACCATATCGCAGATAATCCGAAGCAGCCAACGTCCAGTCCTGCAAAACAGAAAGAGGAAGCAGATCCATGATAGGTGCAATGTTGCTCTCCTTGTCACGAGCCTCGTAATTACCATAAAAGATGGCCTTCACCTTCACATTCTTGAGCAACTTGGCATAGTTGACAAGCACAACCAGTAGCATAGGAAGATAACGGAAACTGTTAGTGATGTCAAGATACAGTTCATCACCCTCCTGAAGCTCATCAAAGATAACCTCAAATATCTCCCACATCTGGTCACTGTCCTTACCATCCGGAATCGCAATATCCTGATAGGAGAGATTCATATCCTGCAATATCTTCTCTAATCCCTGATACGCAACCTCTTTCTGGAGCTTGCTACAGAAACGTGTCTCCAGATTCTTGTCCCAGTTATTCTTTCTTGCCAAATCTGTCAGGAGCATAAGAACCAGGTCGTTTTCTCCTCCCCAGTTCTCCTGCTGCTGTAAATATTCGAGTAAACTCTTCTGCACAAAAAGAGACTCACTTCCTGTGAAATCGTCCTTTCTGTATCGGCAGGTCTCATAGAAAGCCACTCCCAATACAGATAAAAAAACTCTTCTACTCATAAAGCTTAATCCTGATAATTTTCAAGAGACTTCTTCAAATCATGAACAAGCTTATCTCTTAAACTCTTTGGCTCCATGACTGTAACCTTGCTTCCATATGACAAGATTTTGCTCCTCAACTCAAAGTTGTCATACACATATAAAGATACGTAAACATAATCCTTGTCTCCATCACTTTCAAAAAGCTCTTCCTGGGAGGTATGAATAGGCTTGCTCTCTATATATGGATACTCACCACGATCTATACGTAACTTCACTAAAATCGGTTCCGCACCATCCGGCTTGGTTACACCCACCACATTTTCAAAGTAAACAGAAAAATCAACATCACATTCCTTATAATGAATATGCTGGTTGGCCTCCATCTTGAGAATTCGGTCCAGAGCCAGGTTGTAGATTTTTCCCTCTACCTCGTCTCTGTGCCTGGTGGCAATGAGATACCATCGCTGGTTATACTGCTTGAGGAACTGAGGAAATACGGTCCACTCACGCTTACCTCTTCCAGGAACCTCATATCTAATGTCCATGGTCTGATGCTGTATGATAGCCTTGAGTAAAGGCTCCAGCAGATCATGAGGCTTCACTCTACCATGAGACTCCAGCAATACTTTCTCAAAAGAAATGACTGGGCGATTATCTTTATCATACCCCAGGAACTTGTTGATTTCATCAGTCAGGGTGGTCAAGGAAGACTCCAAGCCTAATCCCAGAAAATCACCCAATGTCTTCTTGATCTTATTTAAATTGCATAAAACCACTTGGTTGGCTGCAGAATTACCCTTAATAATAGAGGAGCCGATATTTTGATATACAAAACATTGACAACCGTCTCTTTTCTGATCTCTGTTAATTTTAAGACCATAATCAGAATCTATTTTTTCCAAGTAATAACGATACATACGCTCAGTGGTATCTGTATTTAACCGCTGATTACAATATTTACTGATTTCCTTTATTGTCATTGGACGATCATACTTGCGCAAACATTCATCAATGAGTTCCAAACGCTTCTGACATATTATATTACCCTTACCCATAATTTTAATTGTTAGTTAATATCAATAGTTCGTTAAAATTTGAGATAATGGCTAAGCAGCTTTACGTTGCCAGCCAAAGAGTTCTTTGATAGTATGACTAATTAACTTTCGGTTCGGTATTCTCCGACACTTGTTGAAAATTAATTTAGCGATGTATGTGCTTGCCATAATCTCCTTGAAAGAAGCCATGGAATACGGCAATTCATTTTCCTTCATCATCACTTTCGCAACATTCTGTGATGCGAATGATGCATTATAGGAAAAGTCCAACTGGTTCTTGTGTCTTGCTTGGCAATGCGTAAGACCAGTATATTGCTTTGCATCGCGAAAACAAAACTCTATTTGGAATCTTGAGCGGTATGTGCGCAACACTTCCTCACCCGACATGGATGTCTTTGTTGAGAAGAAAAGCTTGTGTTTTCCGTTCGGCATAACCCAAA
This genomic interval carries:
- the csx2 gene encoding TIGR02221 family CRISPR-associated protein; amino-acid sequence: MSRRVFLSVLGVAFYETCRYRKDDFTGSESLFVQKSLLEYLQQQENWGGENDLVLMLLTDLARKNNWDKNLETRFCSKLQKEVAYQGLEKILQDMNLSYQDIAIPDGKDSDQMWEIFEVIFDELQEGDELYLDITNSFRYLPMLLVVLVNYAKLLKNVKVKAIFYGNYEARDKESNIAPIMDLLPLSVLQDWTLAASDYLRYGQVQKLYELSESSLLPILKNTETRTKDTEMLRAFVRKLKEMVEERTTCRGYAIVDSKNVWNLKRTAGGIQKVTIVQLKPIFEKIKQSLNDFDAKENVLNCIKAAKWCCANKLYQQATTMLEEGLGTFLCCHYQLDYRNKVCRDAVFSCIAIKTQNKNTDGLETTNEFVTKILADDSVWGNKEFVTILQQVVELRNDYNHAGFKDNPFSAQTIIGRVEQLLDGIEDVLSQI
- a CDS encoding helix-turn-helix transcriptional regulator; translation: MGDFLGLGLESSLTTLTDEINKFLGYDKDNRPVISFEKVLLESHGRVKPHDLLEPLLKAIIQHQTMDIRYEVPGRGKREWTVFPQFLKQYNQRWYLIATRHRDEVEGKIYNLALDRILKMEANQHIHYKECDVDFSVYFENVVGVTKPDGAEPILVKLRIDRGEYPYIESKPIHTSQEELFESDGDKDYVYVSLYVYDNFELRSKILSYGSKVTVMEPKSLRDKLVHDLKKSLENYQD
- a CDS encoding ATP-binding protein, encoding MASKRYPLGIQTFSEIVKGNYFYADKTAIVYQLAHYAKFHFLSRPRRFGKSLFVSTLQAYFEGKKDLFKGLAIEQMEKEWTAYPVIHLDLSCGKYYSLENTYSILNGILEIEEKKYGLKVNPIDEKSFGGRLKNILLAAAAQTGKQVVVLIDEYDAPMHDSVSDEELQKTIRNIMRDFFSPLKQQEGNIRFVFITGISKFSQLSIFSELNNLKILTLKDEYSSCCGITKSELTQYFREGIEEMAEHNGLTYEETLGQLKQHYDGYHFSINSEDIFNPYSIINALDDKEFNSYWFTSGTPTFLIELMQQKNLDMMDLNDIWARAKRFDVPTETITDPVPVLFQSGYLTIKGYDKLLGMYYLSFPNQEVRQGFSESLCQYYTPSEVGELDAIVYAYKKNVLINDDMGAFMPHLKAFYDKFPYTIINNNERHYQAVMFTIFTMLGEDVKVEHTTSDGRIDLVLKTDKSIFIFELKYKKSADTAMTQISDKDYAKAFADDGRKVVKVGVNFSEDQRSIEDWVIK
- a CDS encoding ADP-ribosylglycohydrolase family protein, producing MTLLKKITYLWNTLLRKMRKQEEMLDTNGRTGLAFPTTGIIGAIAGDCFGAAYEFHPVKHGDFDIYKEPRFMDDTVMTLAVAKWLTSVPESIISYLEADSYTSTIRNAISLGGDADTMACMAGGIAVATKGMELPEELARCVYNNVLDDNLRQILDEFNRGY